The nucleotide window AACGCCGCGCCCCAATACGACTTCATCGACGCCATCGCCCCGCTCAACCCGGCCTACGTCGGAGTCTTCCCCGAAGATTTCGACAAGCCGTTCTTTTTGGTCCAGGGACGCAAGGACGGGGTGGTCGGATTTTTCGTTCCTGACGTGGAGATCCTCTGGAACGAGAACGAATCAACGCAGAAGATCTACCTCGACATGTACCGCGCCGGACACTACAGCGTGACCGACGCCTGCCTGCTGCTGCCGCCGGGCATGATTCCCGACAGCGCCACCGGCTGCTCGGGCGACGAGTTCATTGACGGCGAGCTGGCCAACGCGCTCAACGCGGCCTACCTGACCGCGTTTTTCAAGACGACCATCGCCGACGAACAAGGCTATGTCGATTACATGCTGACCAACCACGCACCCGAGGAGATCGACCTCAAGCTCATCTGGCAATAGCAGCCCTCCGCGTTTATCGCTGAGCCAATTCGCTACAAAATAATCCAGGGCCGGGGCAGTGTCCCGGCCCTTTTTTTATTGACGTCATGCCGGGATGAAACGGTGTAGCTCGGCTGCGCCTTTGCCGTCGTGCTGAACGTGTTTCAGCATCTCGATCAATGGAGACTTTACAATGGATGGTATTGACATGCTGTCAGACGGGTGGTATCAAACTTGTGGGTGAGCTGCGAAGCATCCTAAGCGTTTGAAAAAAGGGAGATAATTTGGGGACATCATACTTATTTCTGAATGAGTCCAGCTTAAGAACCTAAAATGATAAACAGATGATATACAGGACATTATTTTAATAGTTTCTGCTAGGAGATACTTTAATTAGTATGGTGTTCCCCGATTAACCGCCACGGGATCATATAGGTTCATAGTATCAGTTTCGTTACGCTGGGCCGTTACGCTCACTAAACCAAGATACCGCCCTTGATCTCGGTCCAGCACCTCGACGTTGACAGGAAAAGCATTTACCCCAGCCTGTTCCATCGCCTGCTCGAAATCACGCCAGTGCTGCCAACCGTTGGGCAGCAGTTCTGCTCGGACATTCTGAACCTTACCGCTCCTTTCCCATAGTTCGCGCCACCAGTCAACTGTCTGAATGCTGAGGCACTCGGGTCCCCAAAATACCTTCCCGTTCGATTGCGGCTTAGTTAAATGCTCGGGCACGTCTCTCCCGATCGCCCGCGTCAGTCCAGGTACCACAATACCGAGCAGCCCCCCTTTCCGCACAAAGCGGCTCAAATAGTTCAAATATAAAGCGTCAGTGCCAAAAAAATGATAAGCGTTTAAAGAAACCACAACATCAAAAAAACCAGCCGCGAATGGAAGGTTGTGGCTTTCGACCCGCACCGGGCAAATCCGGTCGGCTACACCCGCATTGGCCGCCCGTCGCCAGTTGTTATCAGGGCTAATCCATAGATCGGCCGCCCAGACACGAGTTTCGAACTCTTTCGCTAAAAAAATGCTTGAGATCGCCTTGCCGCACCCCAGGTCGAGCACCCTCATTTCCTTGTCGATAGACAATTGCTCGCACAACCATTCAGTAATCCAAATCACGTTTGGCCCCATTTGGTTTTCAAGCATCCACAGCGGATCATATTTCATTGAACGCGGAAATTCGGGCTTGTCGAGTAACCGTTTGATTGTGTTCATTGACGCCCTCAAATCTTCGCCTAACGTTTCTCGACTGCCGCCCGGCAGGGTTGCCAGGTTCCTCTTTTTTTTCCTAGAATACATCTTATGAATTTTATGTCCCACGTCTGAATTCGAGTGTAAGTTACGTTTATCAGAAACACCCTGAAAAGAAAGCGAAGAGACTGTAGTTTTTTTTGCCCGATAGCACCTCTACAAAAACCCGACTTATAATCCGCAAATTTATCTGACCAGCGTGGCAATCCAAGTTGGAATCCCAGACGGCCTTTGTGTAACGTATTTATGTGCATGAAATCGCTAATTCACAACCACCCTCAATTTTATTTCGCGACCAATGTTGTATAATTTATTTACCGATGACATGTCTTCATTTTTAGACCATTCACTGGCATGTTAGAAAAACCTTCACGTTATTAATATTGTTTATCTAATAATCTATGAATCGCCCAACCACGCATCAAAGGACCTGACTTCAAACCATACAATCCAAAATAACACCGTGGCCCCTATCAAAAGAACAGGAGCTTCCCATCCAAAACTATTTCCAAGGAATTCGATAAATTCTTTACTTGTTCCATGCCATGTAGCAATCTCGCGGACAGATATTCCAACGAAAACCAATCCTCCAATACCAAACAAACCAAAAGCCCTTTCAACAACTATCTGAAGAATTTGCGCGTGTCGTAATCCAATGAAGTATGAGTAAAACTTGTCAGCTTTTGGATTAGGTGCATTGTTGTTAATTGCTAAAATCAGTTTCTCGAGGCGCGTCTTTACTGTTGAACAGTGCGCTGCCGTTATGAAGTATATCGCTACACCAAATAACACTAAGATTAGATAAACAATCGCTTCTAACACTGCACTGCCCCACTATTATTGGATATATTTGAGTTCAAATCTATTTTTCTTGCCTTTTTCCAGACGAAGAAAGTGATAACAATTGATATCGCTAACGCTACAATTCCAACAAGACCTATAGATTTGCTATTGTCCGTCAAAAGTAAGGCAACGGCGACAAAATATGCCAAAACAATAAGCGAGAGGTACGTCCAAAGAACGGTCCTTGTGAAAACACAAATAGTATGAGGTTTTGAGACAAGTTTGAATAACAGCCATATTGCGGGCGCGAATGCTGGAACTCCTGACGCAATAAATAAAAGTAGCGTGAAAAGGTCTTGCCTAAAGCTATATAAAATACTCAACAATCCGAATCCAACAATGGAAGACGCAGCCATCCATAGGCGAATATTTTTAAGGCTTCTCTGTTGGTCTGGCTCTCGACCT belongs to Candidatus Alcyoniella australis and includes:
- a CDS encoding methyltransferase domain-containing protein, which produces MNTIKRLLDKPEFPRSMKYDPLWMLENQMGPNVIWITEWLCEQLSIDKEMRVLDLGCGKAISSIFLAKEFETRVWAADLWISPDNNWRRAANAGVADRICPVRVESHNLPFAAGFFDVVVSLNAYHFFGTDALYLNYLSRFVRKGGLLGIVVPGLTRAIGRDVPEHLTKPQSNGKVFWGPECLSIQTVDWWRELWERSGKVQNVRAELLPNGWQHWRDFEQAMEQAGVNAFPVNVEVLDRDQGRYLGLVSVTAQRNETDTMNLYDPVAVNRGTPY